A section of the [Limnothrix rosea] IAM M-220 genome encodes:
- a CDS encoding HEAT repeat domain-containing protein, with protein sequence MPSPNDLDLLNDTFGDPVQDTEVAAAPPDATAMVESLSDGDKMRRMIAARYFCDHKDERAIAPLIDIITTDSCPLTRVSAAYALGRNPSEAAVPTLIELLANDWNGYVRKGVVWALGNCGDRRAVEPLIHALKTDISAVRLWAASSLAQVAKLEYEDIVQSIPPLIAGLRRDKMAAVRSNCAWSLGQLCREMPSNVIYATAIDALIESLVEDEDIGVKDDARAALLRVGDPNGLQMIEELEFEGLI encoded by the coding sequence ATGCCAAGTCCTAACGATCTAGATTTACTTAATGATACCTTCGGTGATCCGGTACAGGATACGGAGGTTGCTGCTGCTCCGCCTGATGCGACTGCCATGGTTGAGTCTCTTTCTGATGGGGACAAAATGCGGCGGATGATCGCGGCGCGGTATTTCTGCGACCACAAGGATGAACGGGCGATCGCCCCTTTGATCGACATTATTACGACGGATAGCTGCCCTCTAACGCGGGTTAGTGCGGCCTATGCTCTAGGACGCAATCCTTCTGAGGCGGCAGTTCCAACTTTAATTGAGCTTTTGGCCAATGATTGGAATGGCTATGTCCGTAAGGGTGTGGTTTGGGCGTTGGGAAATTGTGGCGATCGCCGGGCGGTTGAACCTCTAATTCATGCTTTGAAAACGGACATTTCGGCGGTGCGTCTGTGGGCGGCGAGTAGTTTGGCGCAGGTGGCGAAGCTAGAGTATGAAGACATTGTCCAGTCGATTCCGCCTCTGATTGCAGGGTTGCGGCGGGACAAGATGGCGGCGGTACGGAGTAATTGCGCTTGGTCTTTGGGTCAGCTTTGTCGGGAAATGCCTTCTAATGTGATCTATGCGACGGCGATCGATGCGTTGATCGAATCCCTCGTGGAAGATGAAGATATTGGTGTAAAAGATGATGCGCGGGCGGCTTTGCTTAGAGTCGGTGACCCCAACGGTTTACAAATGATCGAAGAGCTGGAATTTGAAGGGTTAATTTAG
- a CDS encoding NifU family protein: MSLALTTENVETTLDELRPYLMADGGNVELVEIDGPIVKLRLQGACGSCPSSAMTLRMGIERKLREVIPEIAEIEQVF, encoded by the coding sequence ATGTCATTAGCCCTAACCACCGAAAACGTTGAAACAACCCTCGACGAACTGCGCCCCTACCTAATGGCTGACGGCGGTAACGTTGAACTCGTCGAAATCGATGGCCCCATCGTCAAATTACGTCTCCAAGGTGCTTGCGGTTCTTGCCCTAGCTCTGCCATGACACTACGTATGGGTATCGAACGTAAACTGCGTGAAGTCATTCCTGAAATCGCCGAAATCGAGCAAGTCTTTTAG
- the ppc gene encoding phosphoenolpyruvate carboxylase, whose protein sequence is MNQIMQPPSAEADILSSSQSLLRYRLAMVEDLWQAVLEKECGPKLVKRLKRLRESRSEDGRIGNFPPQEISSLIESLSLEDAISAARAFALYFQLINSVEQHYEQREQQLSRRTVHSTDPSSNGKSEELEEISPTKAGTFNWLFPYLKRQNMPPQKIQKLLAQLDIRLVFTAHPTEIVRHTIRNKQRRIAGILRKLDRTGDGETSFDPAVSWEVDNIKQQLTEEIRLWWRTDELHQFKPQVLDEVDYALHYFEEVLFDTLPELSVRLQQALKSSFPHTEVPLKNFCNFGSWVGGDRDGNPSVTPDVTWRTACYQRKLVLERYIESVDQLADVLSLSLHWSNVLPEILDSLEQEQTIFPEVYDTWAIRYRQEPYRLKLAYIKQRLENTLERNRRLATMPAWQNKVEVADERVYAAGNDFLADLQLLRNSLEKTDIHCAALDKLICQVEIFGFILTRLDFRQESTRHSDAIAEIVDYLGVMDKSYNDLSDAEKVEWLVQELKTRRPLIPKEMAFSEKAVETIQTLQVLKRLQQEFGLGICQTYIISMTNEASDVLEVLLLAREAGLYDPVAGTTTIRIAPLFETVDDLINAPGIMRSLFDIPLYRSCLAGGYNPPENGNYDEVFGDRLSPDLQEIMLGYSDSNKDSGFLSSNWEIHKAQKNLQEVANPYGIDLRIFHGRGGSVGRGGGPAYAAILAQPPNTINGRIKITEQGEVLASKYSLPDLALYHLESVSTAVIQSSLLVSGFDNIEPWNRIMEKLSQQSRAAYRSLVYEEPDFLDFFMSVTPLPEISQLQISSRPARRKSGKKDLSSLRAIPWVFSWTQSRFLLPAWYGVGTALQQFFEQDPEENLKLMRYFYSKWPFFRMVISKVEMTLSKVDLEMASHYVRELADPADLERFQPILNKISEEFNLTRKLILEITENEELLDGDRPLQRSVQLRNGTIVPLGFLQVSLLKRLRQYTRETQASIVHFRYSKEELLRGALLTINGIAAGMRNTG, encoded by the coding sequence ATGAATCAAATCATGCAACCTCCCAGTGCCGAAGCCGATATTCTTTCCTCCTCCCAATCCCTACTGCGGTATCGCCTCGCAATGGTGGAAGATCTTTGGCAAGCAGTACTAGAAAAAGAGTGTGGTCCCAAACTAGTTAAGCGTCTCAAGCGTCTTCGGGAAAGTCGTTCTGAAGATGGGCGTATCGGTAATTTTCCGCCCCAAGAAATTTCAAGCTTAATTGAAAGTCTGAGCCTAGAAGATGCCATTAGCGCGGCGCGCGCCTTCGCCCTTTATTTTCAGCTTATTAATAGTGTTGAGCAACATTATGAACAACGGGAACAGCAACTTTCCCGTCGCACAGTGCATAGTACTGACCCTAGTAGTAATGGCAAATCGGAGGAATTAGAGGAAATTTCCCCCACAAAAGCCGGCACATTTAACTGGTTATTTCCTTACCTCAAGCGTCAAAATATGCCGCCTCAAAAAATCCAGAAACTGTTGGCTCAGCTGGACATTCGTCTTGTGTTTACCGCTCACCCCACCGAAATTGTGCGCCACACTATTCGGAATAAGCAAAGACGTATCGCGGGGATTTTGCGGAAGTTAGACCGTACTGGGGACGGGGAAACCAGTTTTGACCCGGCAGTGTCTTGGGAAGTGGACAATATTAAGCAGCAGTTAACGGAGGAAATTCGCCTTTGGTGGCGTACTGATGAGCTTCACCAATTTAAGCCTCAGGTATTGGATGAGGTGGATTATGCGCTGCATTATTTTGAGGAGGTGCTGTTTGATACGTTGCCGGAATTGTCGGTGCGGTTGCAGCAGGCGCTCAAATCTTCTTTCCCCCATACTGAGGTGCCGCTGAAAAATTTCTGTAATTTTGGGTCTTGGGTTGGTGGCGATCGTGATGGCAACCCTTCTGTTACGCCTGATGTCACTTGGCGGACAGCTTGCTACCAACGGAAACTGGTTTTAGAGCGTTATATCGAGTCCGTTGACCAGTTGGCCGATGTTTTAAGTTTGTCGCTGCATTGGAGTAATGTGCTGCCGGAGATTTTAGATTCCCTAGAGCAGGAGCAAACTATTTTCCCTGAGGTGTATGACACTTGGGCAATTCGTTATCGTCAAGAGCCTTATCGTCTTAAGTTGGCTTACATTAAGCAACGTTTGGAAAATACCTTGGAGCGCAATCGTCGTTTGGCGACTATGCCTGCTTGGCAAAATAAAGTGGAAGTCGCTGATGAGCGTGTTTATGCTGCGGGGAATGATTTTCTCGCGGATTTGCAGCTCTTGCGCAATAGCCTTGAGAAAACGGATATTCACTGTGCTGCCCTTGATAAGCTCATTTGCCAAGTCGAAATTTTTGGGTTTATTTTGACGCGCCTCGATTTTCGTCAGGAGTCTACTCGCCACTCCGATGCGATCGCCGAAATTGTGGATTATCTCGGAGTCATGGACAAGTCCTATAACGATCTGTCCGATGCAGAGAAGGTTGAATGGCTTGTGCAAGAGCTTAAAACCCGTCGCCCCTTGATTCCAAAGGAAATGGCTTTTTCGGAAAAGGCCGTCGAAACGATTCAAACGCTACAGGTTCTGAAACGGCTACAGCAGGAGTTTGGCCTAGGCATTTGCCAGACTTACATTATCAGCATGACTAATGAGGCTAGTGATGTCCTTGAGGTCTTGCTCCTCGCTCGGGAAGCGGGTTTATACGATCCTGTTGCGGGTACAACCACCATTAGGATTGCGCCACTGTTTGAAACGGTTGATGATCTAATTAACGCGCCGGGCATCATGCGCAGCTTGTTTGATATTCCGCTTTATCGTTCTTGTTTGGCGGGTGGCTACAATCCTCCTGAGAATGGTAACTACGACGAAGTGTTTGGCGATCGCCTCTCGCCAGATCTCCAAGAAATCATGCTCGGCTATTCCGACAGTAATAAAGACTCTGGTTTCCTCAGCAGCAACTGGGAAATTCACAAAGCCCAAAAAAATCTCCAAGAAGTGGCTAATCCCTACGGCATTGACCTGCGGATTTTCCACGGTCGTGGCGGTTCCGTTGGTCGGGGGGGTGGCCCTGCCTATGCCGCGATTTTGGCGCAACCCCCCAACACCATTAATGGCCGTATCAAGATTACGGAACAAGGGGAAGTTTTAGCCTCCAAGTATTCGCTCCCTGATTTGGCGCTCTATCACCTTGAAAGTGTTTCGACTGCCGTGATCCAATCCAGTTTGCTCGTCAGTGGCTTCGATAATATTGAGCCGTGGAATCGCATTATGGAGAAGCTGTCCCAACAGTCCCGCGCCGCTTATCGGTCTTTAGTTTATGAAGAGCCGGACTTTCTCGACTTCTTTATGTCGGTCACGCCGCTACCGGAAATTAGTCAGTTGCAAATTAGCTCCCGTCCTGCCCGCCGCAAATCTGGCAAAAAAGATCTCAGCAGTTTGCGAGCCATTCCTTGGGTCTTTAGCTGGACGCAAAGTCGTTTCCTGCTGCCGGCTTGGTATGGTGTTGGCACAGCTCTGCAGCAATTTTTTGAGCAAGACCCTGAGGAAAATCTCAAGCTGATGCGCTATTTCTACTCGAAGTGGCCCTTCTTCCGTATGGTGATCTCGAAGGTGGAAATGACCCTCTCAAAGGTGGATCTCGAAATGGCGAGCCATTATGTCCGGGAGCTCGCAGACCCGGCAGATTTGGAACGTTTCCAGCCGATTCTGAATAAGATCTCTGAAGAATTTAACCTCACACGTAAATTAATCCTCGAAATTACAGAAAATGAAGAGCTTCTTGATGGCGATCGCCCCCTCCAGCGTTCAGTGCAGTTGAGAAATGGCACGATTGTGCCCCTCGGATTTTTGCAAGTTTCTCTCCTCAAGCGTCTGCGTCAGTATACCCGCGAAACTCAAGCCAGCATTGTTCACTTCCGTTACAGCAAAGAAGAGTTGCTACGGGGTGCACTATTAACCATTAATGGAATCGCCGCTGGGATGCGTAATACGGGCTAG